A genomic window from bacterium includes:
- a CDS encoding aminotransferase class IV yields the protein MPEKKRLVYLNGNFVPEAEAKISIFDSALMFGDMVFDMTRSFNRVQFKLGEHIERLYAGIKILRIPIKMTPKDMEDAVYATIEANKHSFGQTDEHRVMIDVTRGPLSMYAHVFGGKVEPTVIISVFPFKWTIAPLAPLYETGVHAVIPSQRAIPADLLEPKIKNRSRMHYLMANLEVSLVNDPNAWALLLDPDGFITEGTGSNFFIVKNGRLLTPEPRNILRGIRRKYTIELARELGIEVIECNLNTYDAITADEAFFTSTAFTMMPCVKVNGYELGDDKMGTITKKLFKAWDKMVGLNIMGQAKQYLEEMGSTAYKGTTMYRFGVKTKDK from the coding sequence GTATATCTTAATGGCAATTTTGTACCAGAGGCTGAGGCAAAGATCTCAATCTTTGATTCAGCTCTTATGTTTGGGGATATGGTCTTTGATATGACCAGATCTTTTAATAGAGTTCAATTTAAGTTAGGTGAGCATATTGAGCGCTTGTATGCAGGCATCAAAATACTCAGGATTCCCATAAAAATGACGCCTAAAGACATGGAAGATGCAGTTTATGCAACCATTGAAGCAAATAAGCATTCTTTCGGTCAGACAGATGAACACCGTGTGATGATAGATGTCACGCGTGGCCCTTTATCTATGTATGCGCATGTGTTTGGCGGCAAGGTTGAACCAACGGTAATTATAAGCGTGTTCCCATTTAAATGGACAATTGCTCCTTTAGCTCCTCTTTATGAGACTGGTGTGCATGCTGTTATCCCTTCACAGAGGGCAATTCCAGCAGATCTTCTGGAACCAAAGATCAAAAACAGAAGTAGAATGCACTATCTCATGGCGAATCTGGAAGTATCACTTGTTAATGATCCGAACGCATGGGCCCTGCTCCTTGACCCTGATGGATTTATTACTGAGGGAACAGGTTCTAATTTTTTTATTGTTAAAAATGGGAGACTGCTTACTCCAGAACCAAGGAACATATTACGAGGAATAAGGCGTAAGTATACAATAGAGCTTGCTCGAGAGCTTGGTATTGAGGTTATTGAATGTAATCTTAATACATATGATGCTATTACAGCAGATGAAGCCTTTTTCACTTCAACCGCTTTTACTATGATGCCATGCGTAAAGGTCAATGGATATGAGTTAGGTGATGATAAAATGGGTACTATTACAAAAAAACTCTTTAAAGCATGGGACAAAATGGTAGGTCTTAATATAATGGGACAGGCAAAGCAATACCTGGAAGAAATGGGTTCCACTGCATATAAGGGAACCACAATGTACAGGTTTGGCGTGAAAACAAAGGATAAATGA